From a region of the Phaseolus vulgaris cultivar G19833 chromosome 6, P. vulgaris v2.0, whole genome shotgun sequence genome:
- the LOC137831836 gene encoding protein EIN4-like yields MEKEMLLLLLLLVMVLSAFAIDVEYSHCNCDEEGLWSIHNVLVCQKVSDFFIAIAYFSIPLELLYFVSRSNVPFKLVFLQFIAFIVLCGLTHLLNAYTYYGPHSFRLVLSLTVAKFLTALVSCATAISFPTLIPLLLKIKVRELFLRQNVLELGQEVGIMKKQKEASWHVRMLTCEIRKSLDKHTILYTTLVELSKALDLHNCAVWMPDDDRREMLLTHELKSNSADSFHNSIPISDPDVLDIKKSKGVWILRPDSKLGAASSGGGSGDSGAVAAIRMPMLHVSNFKGGTPVFVETSYAILVLVLPNSNSRAWTSHEMEIVEVVADQVAVALSHASVLEESQLMSQKLAEQNRALQHAQKNAMMARKARSSFEKVMSHGMRRPMHSILGLLTMFQEDNTRPEQKIIIDSIFKVSNALSRLINDVMEICANDNGSFRLEMKPFSLHSMMRGVSCTTKCLCVYKGFGLEVDVDKSLPDLVIGDEARSFQVILHMIGYLLNIYDRGTLIFHVYLESNSGDKDDKNIGMWRSNMQNDYVHIKFSFHINGISSQSDESFSTTNYNVKRHFNNEPKEVLSFSMCKTLVQIMQGNIWISTNTLGLAQGMTLLLKFQTGSSHGRFNLAPKDFSNSQFKGLKVVLADDDDVNRTVTKKLLEKLGCHVTAVSSGFECLGVLSVSGNLFKIIFLDLHMPEMDGFEVAKRIRKLQSHNWPLIIAFTASAEEHIKERCIQVGMNGFIRKPILLHEIADELTNVLQRTGEKL; encoded by the exons ATGGAGAAAGAGATGCTTCTTTTGTTGTTGCTGTTGGTTATGGTGCTTTCTGCCTTTGCTATTGATGTGGAATATTCACACTGCAATTGTGATGAGGAAGGGCTTTGGAGCATCCACAACGTTCTGGTTTGCCAGAAAGTGAGCGATTTTTTCATCGCCATTGCATATTTTTCCATTCCCCTTGAGCTCCTTTACTTTGTCAGTCGCTCCAATGTCCCCTTTAAATTGGTCTTCCTTCAATTCATTGCCTTCATAGTTCTCTGTGGATTGACCCATTTACTCAACGCCTATACTTACTATGGCCCCCACTCCTTCCGGTTGGTTCTTTCCCTCACTGTTGCTAAGTTCCTCACTGCTCTTGTCTCCTGTGCCACTGCCATTTCCTTTCCCACCCTCATACCTCTTCTGCTGAAAATTAAAGTGAGAGAGCTCTTCTTGAGGCAGAATGTGTTGGAATTGGGCCAAGAGGTTGGGATTATGAAGAAACAGAAGGAAGCTAGTTGGCATGTTAGGATGCTCACCTGTGAGATTAGGAAGTCTCTGGATAAGCATACCATATTGTATACCACACTTGTTGAGCTTTCCAAGGCCTTGGACTTGCACAATTGTGCAGTTTGGATGCCTGATGATGATAGGAGGGAAATGCTTTTGACACATGAGTTGAAATCAAACTCAGCAGATAGTTTTCACAATTCTATTCCTATTAGTGATCCGGATGTGTTGGACATAAAGAAGAGCAAAGGGGTGTGGATTTTGAGGCCTGATTCGAAACTAGGAGCTGCAAGTAGCGGTGGTGGATCTGGGGATTCAGGTGCCGTGGCAGCCATCCGCATGCCGATGCTTCATGTTTCCAATTTCAAAGGAGGGACACCCGTGTTTGTTGAAACATCTTATGCTATACTGGTTTTGGTTCTTCCAAATTCAAACTCCAGGGCTTGGACCTCCCATGAAATGGAGATAGTGGAAGTGGTTGCTGATCAGGTTGCTGTGGCCTTGTCTCATGCGTCTGTTCTTGAAGAGTCTCAGCTTATGAGCCAGAAACTTGCAGAGCAAAACCGGGCATTGCAACATGCTCAGAAGAATGCAATGATGGCCAGGAAGGCAAGAAGCTCGTTTGAGAAAGTTATGAGTCATGGAATGCGGAGGCCAATGCATTCAATCCTGGGGTTGCTTACAATGTTTCAAGAGGATAATACAAGGCCAGAACAGAAGATTATTATTGACTCAATTTTCAAAGTTAGCAATGCCCTATCACGATTGATTAATGATGTGATGGAGATTTGTGCTAATGACAATGGGAGCTTCCGGTTAGAGATGAAACCTTTCAGTCTGCATTCAATGATGAGGGGAGTTTCTTGCACTACTAAGTGTTTGTGTGTATATAAAGGCTTTGGTCTTGAAGTCGATGTTGACAAGTCTTTGCCTGATCTGGTCATAGGTGATGAGGCAAGGTCTTTCCAAGTAATTTTACATATGATTGGCTATTTATTGAACATATATGATAGAGGGACTCTCATATTTCATGTTTATCTTGAAAGTAATAGTGGAGATAAAGATGATAAAAATATTGGAATGTGGAGATCAAACATGCAAAATGATTATGTACatataaaatttagttttcATATAAATGGTATTAGTTCCCAGTCAGATGAATCATTTTCAACTACAAATTATAATGTTAAAAGGCACTTCAACAATGAACCTAAGGAAGTACTCAGCTTCAGCATGTGCAAAACGCTGGTGCAG ATTATGCAAGGTAATATTTGGATATCAACTAACACTCTGGGTTTGGCACAAGGAATGACGCTCCTTCTCAAGTTTCAGACAGGATCATCACATGGAAGATTCAATCTTGCTCCTAAAGATTTTTCAAACTCCCAGTTTAAAGGGCTTAAGGTTGTGTTagctgatgatgatgatgtaAACAGGACTGTGACCAAGAAGCTGCTTGAGAAACTGGGATGTCACGTAACTGCTGTTTCATCAGGATTTGAATGTCTCGGTGTATTAAGTGTCTCCGgtaacttatttaaaattattttcttggaTCTTCACATGCCTGAAATGGATGGTTTTGAAGTTGCAAAAAGGATTAGGAAATTGCAAAGCCATAATTGGCCCTTGATCATAGCTTTTACTGCTAGTGCAGAAGAGCACATCAAGGAGAGATGTATACAGGTGGGAATGAATGGATTCATTCGAAAACCTATTCTCCTTCATGAAATAGCAGATGAACTTACAAATGTACTGCAACGTACAGGTGAAAAATTGTAA
- the LOC137831835 gene encoding protein EIN4-like: protein MERGLLLFIFLLLVMVLSVFAIEVEYSHCNCDEEGLWSIHNVLVSQKVSDFFIAIAYFSIPLELLYFVSRSNVPFKLVFLQFIAFIVLCGLTHLLNAYTYYGPHSFQLFLSLTVAKFLTALVSCATAISFPTLIPLLLKIKVRELFLRQNVLELGQEVGIMKKQKEASWHVRMLTCEIRKSLDKHTILYTTLVELSKTLDLHNCAVWMPDDDRGEMLLTHELKPNSASSFHNSIPISDPDVLDIKKSKGVWILRPDSALGAASRGGGSGDSGAVAAIRMPILHVSNFKGGTPELVETSYAILVLVLPNSNSRAWTSHEIEIVEVVADQVAVALSHASVLEESQLMSQKLAEQNRALQHAQKNAMMARKARSSFEKVMSHGMRRPMHSILGLLSMFQEDNIRPEQKIIIDSIFKVSNALSRLINDVMEISTNDNGNFRLEMKPFNLHSMMREVSCTTKCLCIYKGFGLEVDVDKTLPDLVAGDEARSFQVILHMIGYLLNICDKGTLIFKVYLERSSGDKDDRSFGIWRSSMQNDYVHIKFNFRINDISSQSDESFSTANYSGRRHHNNEPKAGLSFSMCKTLVQMMQGNIWMSTNSLGVTEGMTLLLRFPKGSSHGRSILAPKDFSNSQFRGLKVVLADDDDVNRTVTKKLLEKLGCQVTAVSSGFECLGAISASGNSFKIILLDLHMPEMDGFEVARRIRKFQSRNWPLIVALTASAEEHVKERCLQVGMNGLIQKPILLHEIADELRTVLQRAGEKL from the exons ATGGAGAGAGGgcttcttctttttattttcttgctgTTGGTTATGGTGCTCTCTGTCTTTGCCATCGAAGTGGAATATTCACACTGCAATTGTGATGAGGAAGGGCTTTGGAGCATCCACAACGTCCTGGTTAGCCAGAAAGTGAGTGACTTTTTCATCGCCATTGCATATTTTTCCATTCCCCTTGAGCTCCTTTACTTTGTCAGTCGCTCCAATGTCCCCTTTAAATTGGTCTTCCTTCAATTCATTGCCTTCATAGTTCTATGTGGATTGACCCATTTACTCAACGCCTATACTTACTATGGCCCCCACTCCTTCCAGTTGTTTCTTTCCCTCACTGTTGCTAAGTTCCTCACTGCTCTTGTCTCCTGTGCCACTGCCATTTCCTTTCCCACCCTCATACCTCTTCTGCTGAAAATTAAAGTGAGAGAGCTCTTCTTGAGGCAGAATGTGTTGGAATTGGGCCAAGAGGTTGGGATTATGAAGAAACAGAAGGAAGCTAGTTGGCATGTTAGGATGCTCACCTGTGAGATTAGGAAGTCTCTGGATAAGCATACCATATTGTATACCACACTTGTTGAGCTTTCCAAGACCTTGGACTTGCACAATTGTGCAGTTTGGATGCCTGATGATGATAGGGGAGAAATGCTTTTAACTCATGAGTTGAAACCAAACTCGGCAAGTAGTTTTCACAATTCTATTCCTATTAGTGATCCGGATGTGTTGGACATAAAGAAGAGCAAAGGGGTGTGGATTCTGAGGCCTGATTCTGCACTAGGAGCTGCAAGTAGAGGTGGTGGATCTGGGGATTCAGGTGCGGTAGCAGCCATCCGCATGCCAATACTTCATGTTTCCAATTTTAAAGGAGGAACACCAGAGTTGGTTGAGACATCTTATGCTATATTGGTTTTGGTTCTTCCAAATTCAAACTCCAGGGCTTGGACCTCCCATGAAATAGAGATAGTGGAAGTGGTTGCTGACCAGGTGGCTGTGGCATTATCTCATGCGTCTGTTCTTGAAGAGTCTCAGCTTATGAGCCAGAAACTTGCAGAGCAAAACCGGGCATTGCAACATGCTCAGAAGAATGCAATGATGGCCAGGAAGGCAAGAAGCTCGTTTGAGAAAGTTATGAGTCATGGAATGCGGAGGCCAATGCATTCAATCCTGGGCTTGCTTTCAATGTTTCAAGAGGATAATATAAGGCCTGAACAGAAGATTATTATTGACTCAATTTTCAAAGTTAGCAATGCCCTATCACGATTGATTAATGATGTGATGGAGATTTCCACGAATGACAATGGAAACTTCCGGTTAGAGATGAAACCTTTCAATCTGCATTCAATGATGAGGGAAGTTTCTTGCACTACCAAGTGTTTGTGCATATATAAAGGCTTTGGTCTTGAAGTTGATGTTGACAAGACTTTGCCTGATCTGGTAGCTGGTGATGAGGCAAGATCTTTCCAAGTAATTTTACATATGATTGGCTATTTATTGAACATATGTGACAAAGGAACGcttatatttaaagtttatctTGAAAGGAGTAGTGGAGATAAAGATGATAGAAGTTTTGGAATATGGAGATCAAGCATGCAAAATGATTATgtacatataaaatttaattttcgaATAAATGACATTAGTTCCCAGTCAGATGAATCATTTTCAACAGCAAATTATTCTGGTAGAAGGCACCACAACAATGAACCTAAGGCAGGTCTGAGCTTCAGCATGTGCAAAACACTAGTGCAG ATGATGCAAGGTAATATTTGGATGTCAACTAACTCTCTGGGTGTGACAGAAGGAATGACACTTCTTCTCAGGTTTCCGAAAGGGTCATCTCATGGAAGATCCATTCTTGCTCCTAAAGACTTTTCAAACTCCCAGTTTAGAGGGCTTAAGGTTGTGTTagctgatgatgatgatgtaAACAGGACTGTGACCAAGAAGCTGCTTGAGAAACTGGGGTGTCAAGTAACTGCTGTTTCATCAGGATTTGAATGTCTCGGTGCTATAAGTGCCTCTGGTAACTCGTTCAAAATTATTCTATTGGATCTTCACATGCCAGAAATGGATGGTTTTGAAGTTGCAAGAAGGATTCGAAAATTCCAAAGCCGTAATTGGCCCTTGATCGTAGCTTTGACTGCAAGTGCAGAAGAACACGTCAAGGAGAGATGTCTCCAGGTGGGAATGAATGGCTTGATTCAAAAACCTATCCTCCTTCATGAGATAGCAGACGAACTTCGAACAGTCCTGCAACGTGCAGGTGAAAAATTGTGA
- the LOC137831837 gene encoding AT-hook motif nuclear-localized protein 14 isoform X2, translating to MEPNDNQLTSFFHHHHHHPHHHHHHQPQPPPQTAATTTASPTNGLLPNADGSHMLYPHSVASAVSSQLEPAKRKRGRPRKYGTPEQALAAKKASTASSHSFSADKKPNSPTFPSSSSFTSKKSHSFALGNAGQGFTPHVIAVAAGEDVGQKIMLFMQQSRREMCILSASGSISNASLRQPATSGGNITYEGRFEIISLTGSYVRNELGTRTGGLSVCLSNTDGQIIGGGVGGPLKAAGPVQVIVGTFFIDNKKDSSPKVDASVSKLPPPPVGEPVSSLGFRQSVESPPGGNPIRGNDEHQAMGGSHFMIQQLGLQGTPPRSTDWARRDSRNSSFELTGRTGHGTHQSPENGGYEQIPD from the exons ATGGAACCTAATGACAACCAACTCACCTCCTTcttccaccaccaccaccaccacccccACCACCACCATCACCACCAGCCCCAGCCACCGCCGCAGACAGCTGCAACCACCACCGCCTCCCCGACTAACGGCCTCTTGCCCAACGCCGACGGGTCCCACATGCTGTACCCTCACTCGGTGGCCTCGGCGGTGTCGTCGCAGCTGGAACCGGCCAAGAGGAAGCGGGGGCGGCCGAGGAAGTACGGCACGCCGGAGCAGGCTCTTGCCGCGAAGAAAGCCTCTACGGCGTCGTCTCATTCGTTCTCCGCGGACAAGAAGCCCAACTCCCCAACGTTCCCTTCTTCCTCATCTTTCACGTCCAAGAAATCCCATTCCTTCGCTCTAG GCAATGCAGGGCAGGGGTTCACTCCACATGTCATTGCTGTTGCTGCTGGTGAG GATGTTGGGCAGAAAATTATGTTATTCATGCAACAAAGTAGGCGTGAAATGTGTATTCTGTCTGCATCTGGTTCCATCTCTAATGCCTCTCTTCGCCAGCCAGCAACCTCAGGAGGCAACATTACATATGAG GGTCGGTTTGAGATTATTTCACTTACTGGTTCTTACGTCCGTAATGAACTTGGAACTCGAACTGGTGGTCTAAGTGTATGTTTATCGAACACTGATGGACAAATCATAGGTGGTGGAGTTGGTGGACCGCTTAAAGCAGCTGGTCCAGTTCAG GTCATCGTTGGAACATTTTTTATTGACAACAAGAAGGATTCTAGTCCAAAAGTTGATGCCTCTGTAAGCAAGTTGCCACCACCACCAGTTGGTGAACCAGTATCAAGTTTAGGTTTCCGCCAATCAGTCGAGTCTCCTCCTGGTGGAAATCCAATACGTGGAAATGATGAGCATCAAGCTATGGGGGGAAGTCATTTCATGATTCAACAGCTTGGTTTGCAGGGTACGCCTCCCCGGTCCACAGACTGGGCTCGTCGAGATTCAAGAAATAGCAGTTTTGAGCTGACAG GAAGGACAGGTCATGGGACGCACCAGTCTCCTGAGAATGGGGGCTATGAGCAAATTCCCGATTGA
- the LOC137831837 gene encoding AT-hook motif nuclear-localized protein 14 isoform X1 has product MEPNDNQLTSFFHHHHHHPHHHHHHQPQPPPQTAATTTASPTNGLLPNADGSHMLYPHSVASAVSSQLEPAKRKRGRPRKYGTPEQALAAKKASTASSHSFSADKKPNSPTFPSSSSFTSKKSHSFALGNAGQGFTPHVIAVAAGEDVGQKIMLFMQQSRREMCILSASGSISNASLRQPATSGGNITYEGRFEIISLTGSYVRNELGTRTGGLSVCLSNTDGQIIGGGVGGPLKAAGPVQVIVGTFFIDNKKDSSPKVDASVSKLPPPPVGEPVSSLGFRQSVESPPGGNPIRGNDEHQAMGGSHFMIQQLGLQGTPPRSTDWARRDSRNSSFELTGFLSAGRTGHGTHQSPENGGYEQIPD; this is encoded by the exons ATGGAACCTAATGACAACCAACTCACCTCCTTcttccaccaccaccaccaccacccccACCACCACCATCACCACCAGCCCCAGCCACCGCCGCAGACAGCTGCAACCACCACCGCCTCCCCGACTAACGGCCTCTTGCCCAACGCCGACGGGTCCCACATGCTGTACCCTCACTCGGTGGCCTCGGCGGTGTCGTCGCAGCTGGAACCGGCCAAGAGGAAGCGGGGGCGGCCGAGGAAGTACGGCACGCCGGAGCAGGCTCTTGCCGCGAAGAAAGCCTCTACGGCGTCGTCTCATTCGTTCTCCGCGGACAAGAAGCCCAACTCCCCAACGTTCCCTTCTTCCTCATCTTTCACGTCCAAGAAATCCCATTCCTTCGCTCTAG GCAATGCAGGGCAGGGGTTCACTCCACATGTCATTGCTGTTGCTGCTGGTGAG GATGTTGGGCAGAAAATTATGTTATTCATGCAACAAAGTAGGCGTGAAATGTGTATTCTGTCTGCATCTGGTTCCATCTCTAATGCCTCTCTTCGCCAGCCAGCAACCTCAGGAGGCAACATTACATATGAG GGTCGGTTTGAGATTATTTCACTTACTGGTTCTTACGTCCGTAATGAACTTGGAACTCGAACTGGTGGTCTAAGTGTATGTTTATCGAACACTGATGGACAAATCATAGGTGGTGGAGTTGGTGGACCGCTTAAAGCAGCTGGTCCAGTTCAG GTCATCGTTGGAACATTTTTTATTGACAACAAGAAGGATTCTAGTCCAAAAGTTGATGCCTCTGTAAGCAAGTTGCCACCACCACCAGTTGGTGAACCAGTATCAAGTTTAGGTTTCCGCCAATCAGTCGAGTCTCCTCCTGGTGGAAATCCAATACGTGGAAATGATGAGCATCAAGCTATGGGGGGAAGTCATTTCATGATTCAACAGCTTGGTTTGCAGGGTACGCCTCCCCGGTCCACAGACTGGGCTCGTCGAGATTCAAGAAATAGCAGTTTTGAGCTGACAG GTTTCCTATCTGCAGGAAGGACAGGTCATGGGACGCACCAGTCTCCTGAGAATGGGGGCTATGAGCAAATTCCCGATTGA